One part of the Bacillus sp. FJAT-45350 genome encodes these proteins:
- a CDS encoding aromatic ring-hydroxylating oxygenase subunit alpha: MGEGFLPQWAITDPDVYKLEEEKVFGYTWQFLAHESELKEPGDYVTRWLVQDPILVVKAKSGEVKAFLNSCPHRGVHLCTEDYGKKKTFTCPYHGWSFNLDGELVGVVAGEKIYGDSMKKTEWGLRPVPRIESYQGLIFANLDPNAMPLEEYLGDMKWYLDIFLGRSDSGMEVIGVPHRWVAKANWKMTSENFAADPYHVQTTHRSVVEMGVTQPDPFYAGYGHQVVLEHGHGINVITSKTGKSKVPFMGTPEELRPMFQRNLSPSQYELLEKTTVFVGGVFPNLSFISSVNGSEENRYNHINFRVWRPLGPDKVEIWVWCLIDKDFPQEYKDKSYRAFVTTFGASGTLEQDDTENWARIVDANKGLMSRDKKLSYNNILNYLIGIDEVEPDKDFIGPGKAYPSAYMDAVARSMHKYWLELLTKETSDTKEEKLT, translated from the coding sequence ATGGGAGAAGGGTTTCTACCACAGTGGGCGATTACTGATCCTGATGTTTACAAGTTAGAAGAGGAAAAAGTATTTGGATATACATGGCAGTTTTTAGCACATGAATCAGAGTTGAAAGAACCAGGTGATTATGTAACAAGGTGGTTGGTTCAAGATCCTATTTTAGTTGTCAAAGCAAAGTCAGGGGAAGTGAAGGCGTTTCTTAACTCCTGTCCTCATCGAGGAGTTCATCTATGCACTGAAGATTACGGAAAAAAGAAAACGTTTACATGCCCTTACCATGGCTGGAGTTTTAATTTAGATGGTGAGTTAGTCGGTGTCGTTGCAGGTGAAAAAATCTATGGAGATAGCATGAAAAAAACAGAGTGGGGTCTTCGTCCTGTTCCTAGAATTGAAAGTTACCAAGGTTTGATATTTGCAAATTTGGATCCAAATGCAATGCCGTTAGAAGAATATTTAGGTGACATGAAATGGTATTTAGATATTTTTCTTGGTAGAAGTGATAGTGGTATGGAAGTAATAGGAGTACCACACCGATGGGTAGCAAAGGCTAACTGGAAAATGACAAGTGAAAACTTTGCCGCTGATCCTTATCACGTTCAAACAACTCATCGTTCTGTCGTAGAAATGGGTGTAACTCAACCTGATCCATTTTATGCAGGATATGGACATCAAGTCGTATTAGAGCATGGACATGGGATTAATGTAATCACCTCCAAAACAGGGAAATCTAAGGTACCGTTTATGGGAACACCAGAAGAATTACGACCAATGTTTCAGAGAAACTTAAGTCCCTCTCAATATGAGTTGCTAGAAAAAACAACTGTCTTTGTTGGCGGAGTCTTCCCAAATTTATCGTTTATCTCATCAGTAAATGGATCTGAAGAAAATCGTTACAACCATATTAATTTCAGGGTTTGGCGACCTCTTGGACCTGATAAAGTTGAAATCTGGGTTTGGTGTTTGATAGATAAAGATTTTCCTCAAGAATACAAAGATAAATCATATCGGGCATTTGTTACGACTTTTGGTGCCTCTGGAACGTTAGAACAAGACGATACAGAAAACTGGGCACGAATTGTAGATGCAAATAAAGGCTTAATGTCAAGAGATAAAAAGCTAAGCTACAACAATATATTAAACTATCTTATTGGGATTGATGAGGTAGAGCCTGATAAGGATTTTATTGGACCAGGTAAGGCTTATCCTTCTGCATATATGGATGCAGTAGCAAGGAGTATGCATAAATATTGGCTTGAGCTCTTAACGAAGGAAACGTCAGATACAAAGGAGGAAAAGCTTACATGA
- a CDS encoding helix-turn-helix domain-containing protein, which produces MNTIDSMNELNQLYLYVHRTNDTVRLPDWSVDRVDRPYTVFWYVFSGEKSIKVNDIQYEVQAGDLVVFPSQLPFEVIKNNNSITMHHYDIAIENKWGPFNLFSLYKFPIITNLEKNSIPSSRLLQLWSKLIEQWNPKQMTQFTPTNGEITFDLSETIDLLKFNSLSIEWFAELLTILSPFSDELSPTFDSRLQYLFHYISDHLSEKLSLNTLAKQVYLSESHLSLLFRQNVNISPMEYVRQVRMQKARELLLTTNLPLKEITEIIGFDGQSQLSRAFRQATGLSPSIYRQKGTYF; this is translated from the coding sequence ATGAATACAATAGATAGTATGAATGAATTAAATCAGCTCTATTTATATGTTCACCGAACTAATGACACTGTTAGGTTACCAGATTGGTCTGTTGATAGAGTCGATCGTCCTTACACTGTATTTTGGTATGTTTTTTCTGGAGAAAAATCTATCAAAGTGAATGATATACAATACGAGGTTCAAGCGGGAGATCTTGTTGTTTTTCCTTCCCAACTTCCATTTGAAGTAATAAAAAATAATAACTCAATTACAATGCACCATTATGATATTGCAATCGAGAACAAGTGGGGGCCATTTAATCTTTTTTCATTATATAAGTTTCCCATTATTACAAACCTAGAAAAAAATTCAATTCCCTCTTCACGTTTACTTCAATTGTGGTCAAAGCTTATTGAACAATGGAACCCAAAACAAATGACTCAGTTTACCCCGACAAATGGGGAAATTACCTTCGATTTGTCAGAAACGATTGATTTACTTAAATTTAATTCTTTATCCATTGAATGGTTTGCTGAACTCTTAACTATCTTAAGCCCATTCTCTGATGAATTATCGCCAACATTTGATTCAAGGCTTCAATATCTCTTTCACTATATAAGCGACCATCTAAGTGAAAAGCTAAGCTTAAATACCCTGGCAAAGCAAGTATACTTAAGTGAAAGTCACTTAAGCCTACTATTTCGGCAAAATGTTAACATATCACCTATGGAATACGTTAGACAGGTTCGAATGCAAAAAGCACGTGAACTATTATTAACTACTAATCTACCTCTAAAAGAAATTACTGAGATTATTGGATTTGATGGACAAAGTCAACTTAGCAGAGCCTTTCGTCAAGCCACTGGATTAAGTCCAAGCATTTACAGGCAAAAAGGCACTTACTTCTAA
- a CDS encoding TRAP transporter substrate-binding protein, producing the protein MLKHKSILVTLFTLMVMLLLVGCGSLDTTTEDGSDADTTNDSGNAVEEQSHEFVISHLVPTSHVLHKNIAESYVSDLEEASNGRITGEIYPSNTLGENQYDMAATGTADIAFSVHGYTAGRFPLVSVVELPFIADSAENGADILWTLYQEFPELQDEHGDTTPLWLFAAEPAQILSADIPIKSVEDLNGLRVRSPSPLANQILESFGATPVSMPMGEVYEALQRGVVDAAMAPISTVSDFSFSDVVSYITVGNFSLTPFFAVMNTDTYNSLSESDQELISTIGSDYAKKAGAAFDASGANGRKIALETEITMIELEDLSPWEAAVDDLVENWIKDMEDKGFPGREMYERAVELGNN; encoded by the coding sequence TTGTTAAAACACAAAAGTATCTTGGTTACGCTTTTTACATTGATGGTTATGTTGCTATTAGTAGGTTGTGGTTCACTGGATACAACTACCGAGGACGGTTCAGACGCTGATACAACTAACGATAGTGGTAATGCAGTAGAAGAACAAAGTCATGAATTTGTTATATCTCATCTAGTTCCTACTTCTCATGTCCTTCATAAAAATATAGCAGAATCATACGTTTCGGATTTAGAAGAAGCATCAAATGGTAGAATTACTGGTGAGATTTATCCATCTAATACACTAGGTGAAAATCAATATGATATGGCTGCAACCGGTACTGCAGATATCGCCTTTAGTGTACATGGATATACAGCAGGAAGATTCCCACTTGTATCAGTAGTAGAACTTCCTTTTATTGCAGATTCAGCGGAAAATGGAGCTGATATTCTCTGGACACTTTATCAGGAATTCCCAGAGTTACAGGATGAACATGGTGATACGACGCCACTTTGGCTATTTGCAGCTGAACCTGCTCAAATATTAAGTGCTGATATCCCAATTAAATCAGTTGAAGATTTAAATGGTTTACGAGTTCGCTCACCTTCTCCACTAGCCAATCAAATCCTTGAATCGTTTGGTGCAACACCAGTTTCAATGCCAATGGGTGAGGTATACGAAGCGTTACAAAGAGGCGTTGTGGATGCAGCAATGGCTCCTATCTCTACAGTAAGTGATTTCTCATTCAGTGATGTTGTAAGCTATATTACAGTAGGGAACTTTTCTTTAACACCATTCTTTGCAGTAATGAACACAGATACGTATAATAGCCTATCAGAAAGTGATCAAGAATTAATTTCAACAATAGGAAGTGATTACGCAAAAAAAGCAGGTGCTGCATTTGATGCTTCTGGTGCAAATGGACGTAAAATTGCATTGGAAACAGAAATTACAATGATCGAGTTAGAAGATCTTTCTCCTTGGGAAGCAGCAGTGGATGACCTTGTTGAAAATTGGATTAAAGATATGGAAGATAAAGGTTTTCCAGGACGAGAAATGTATGAACGTGCGGTAGAATTGGGTAATAACTGA
- a CDS encoding nitroreductase family protein produces the protein MERLTHKTKDFEPVRLQFNRISLEESEKRGNEFLSIINRKDEGNTFINNTINRETLDLLIKTAGTSPSGANMQPWSYVIVSSEEIKEHLYHSIDEQARSKFDNTNAHHAPHWIMVYKQNHGYKIEDGERKKKQHYYVPESVGLSVGILVTAMKHVGISYELLPPIKNSVELLNRPENEEAFVTIPIGYRSIEQINENHIKSLAVQQYETMKKRRNVRHYTPEPIPKKFIDMALEAASVIKSVRNDMQWEYEVVSDGSIKREIRIGCEREAKKLYDQRMNPEWKVDLLPLGTSWIKTHVDVVPHLIIPFKQLKDNNESRIEQELLTEDLSIRCGVMLACLHTMGFATLTQTPAPNRFLCDILEKPKDKYVPLMVFPVGYPEPFCMVPDVDKLPIETILSYVE, from the coding sequence ATGGAACGGTTGACGCATAAAACAAAGGATTTTGAGCCAGTTCGCCTACAATTTAATAGAATATCATTAGAAGAGAGTGAAAAAAGAGGAAACGAATTTTTATCGATAATTAATAGGAAAGATGAAGGAAACACGTTTATTAATAATACTATTAATAGAGAAACACTTGATTTATTAATAAAAACAGCTGGTACATCGCCTTCAGGAGCAAATATGCAACCATGGTCATATGTCATCGTTAGTTCGGAGGAAATAAAAGAACACTTGTATCATTCTATTGACGAACAGGCACGTTCGAAGTTTGATAATACAAATGCTCATCATGCACCGCATTGGATAATGGTTTATAAACAAAACCATGGATATAAAATAGAAGACGGTGAAAGAAAGAAGAAACAACACTATTATGTCCCAGAGTCAGTGGGGTTGTCTGTTGGAATTCTAGTTACAGCTATGAAACATGTAGGAATTAGCTATGAATTACTCCCACCAATAAAGAATTCTGTTGAATTATTAAATCGCCCTGAAAATGAAGAAGCTTTTGTTACGATACCGATAGGATACAGAAGTATAGAACAAATAAACGAAAATCATATAAAGTCTCTTGCTGTACAACAATATGAAACAATGAAAAAGAGGAGGAATGTACGACATTATACTCCTGAACCAATACCAAAGAAATTTATCGATATGGCACTTGAGGCAGCTAGTGTAATAAAATCGGTAAGAAATGATATGCAGTGGGAATATGAAGTTGTTAGTGATGGTTCTATAAAACGTGAGATTCGGATTGGATGTGAAAGGGAGGCAAAGAAGTTATACGACCAACGGATGAATCCAGAGTGGAAAGTAGATTTATTGCCTTTAGGTACTAGTTGGATAAAAACGCATGTCGATGTCGTCCCTCATTTAATTATTCCTTTTAAACAGTTAAAAGATAATAATGAAAGTCGGATCGAACAAGAATTACTTACGGAAGACCTAAGTATTCGGTGTGGTGTGATGCTCGCATGTCTTCATACTATGGGTTTTGCAACATTAACACAAACACCTGCACCTAATAGATTCTTATGCGATATATTAGAGAAGCCTAAGGATAAATATGTCCCATTAATGGTATTTCCAGTAGGCTATCCAGAGCCATTCTGTATGGTACCTGATGTTGATAAGCTACCTATTGAAACAATACTATCGTATGTTGAATAG
- a CDS encoding LysR family transcriptional regulator, producing the protein MFIKEENTIDIKQLRYFLTIANEGQITKAAKKLHMAQPPLSYQLKLLEQEIDMPLFERNKKQMELTPAGKLLYKKALELIDKFDETMVEVKELKEGLRGTLIIGFVKSCFSYLPERIRHFQYNYPDVNFQLRDGDPYFIGELLRNREIDVGIVRTPLDMQGFSSIELPKESFVAVIPKEWRKDTFDKTIMVKDLENLPLLILQRISGAGFYEMINEECEKHGFLPNIICQCPDSNILLNLAASGIGVTIIPESMILPFHRHNLNTYRIEDFSLVSEAAVIWSKEQYLSKVIAHFIDTFRIENIILQHK; encoded by the coding sequence ATGTTTATAAAGGAGGAGAACACCATCGACATTAAACAACTTCGCTATTTTCTAACTATAGCAAATGAAGGACAAATTACTAAGGCTGCCAAGAAACTTCATATGGCACAACCTCCATTAAGTTATCAGCTTAAGCTATTAGAACAAGAAATAGATATGCCTTTATTTGAAAGAAACAAAAAACAAATGGAGTTAACCCCTGCAGGTAAGCTTCTCTATAAAAAAGCACTAGAATTAATCGATAAGTTCGATGAAACAATGGTAGAGGTAAAGGAATTAAAAGAGGGACTAAGAGGCACATTAATCATTGGCTTTGTTAAATCTTGTTTTTCTTACCTTCCAGAAAGAATTCGTCATTTTCAATATAATTATCCCGATGTTAACTTTCAATTAAGAGACGGTGATCCATATTTTATTGGGGAACTATTACGTAATCGAGAAATTGATGTGGGGATAGTTAGAACTCCTCTAGACATGCAAGGTTTTTCAAGTATAGAGCTCCCGAAAGAATCGTTTGTCGCAGTAATACCAAAGGAATGGCGGAAAGACACATTCGATAAAACTATTATGGTTAAAGACCTTGAAAATCTACCATTACTTATATTACAACGTATTAGCGGGGCGGGCTTTTATGAAATGATTAATGAAGAGTGTGAAAAACATGGATTCCTTCCAAATATTATTTGCCAATGTCCAGATTCGAATATCCTTTTAAATCTTGCAGCAAGTGGGATTGGTGTAACAATTATTCCAGAATCAATGATATTACCCTTTCATAGACATAATTTGAATACATATAGAATAGAAGACTTTTCTCTAGTATCAGAAGCTGCTGTCATTTGGTCAAAAGAACAGTATCTATCAAAAGTAATTGCTCACTTTATTGACACCTTTCGGATAGAAAACATTATTTTGCAACACAAATAA
- a CDS encoding cupin domain-containing protein, producing MYYVPNAYPYHYYTNVYPVMNNSEFMARNYQGEDQQVVKAISDGVKREANAIDFYSRLADVAPNQKHKQHILHAVENKKINMNQFSNLYTTLTGSQPDYQIDKAPLSSYREGLQRAYEEEIKGFEEYRNSSLLTQHPLVRNVFLQVCTGEQENVSRLSSLNKEAIKDYGSTSFVVDIEEVTKQNNAFRTALWTGKHLQVTLMSIDVGDDIGLEVHPNLDQFIRIEEGQGLVQMGDSKDRLDFEARASDDFAIMVPAGKWHNLTNTGTKPIKLYSIYAPPEHPFGTVHETKAIAMAVEEDHHH from the coding sequence TTGTATTATGTACCAAATGCATATCCATATCATTATTACACTAATGTTTATCCTGTAATGAATAACTCAGAATTTATGGCGAGGAATTATCAAGGTGAAGACCAACAAGTAGTTAAAGCAATCTCTGATGGAGTCAAAAGAGAAGCTAACGCTATTGATTTTTACAGTCGATTGGCTGATGTTGCTCCAAATCAAAAACATAAACAACACATTCTTCATGCTGTAGAAAATAAAAAGATAAATATGAACCAGTTTAGTAATCTTTATACGACTCTTACTGGAAGTCAGCCAGATTATCAAATCGACAAAGCTCCTTTATCAAGCTATAGAGAAGGTTTACAAAGGGCGTATGAAGAAGAAATAAAGGGGTTTGAGGAGTATCGTAACAGTAGTTTGCTTACTCAGCATCCACTCGTTCGAAATGTTTTTTTACAGGTGTGTACTGGTGAACAAGAGAATGTGTCCCGACTAAGTTCTTTAAATAAGGAAGCAATAAAAGATTATGGGTCGACATCATTTGTCGTTGATATTGAGGAGGTTACGAAGCAAAATAATGCGTTCCGTACAGCTTTATGGACAGGAAAGCATTTGCAAGTCACCTTGATGAGTATCGATGTAGGTGACGACATTGGCCTAGAAGTCCATCCAAATTTGGACCAATTCATCCGAATAGAAGAAGGTCAAGGACTTGTTCAAATGGGGGATAGCAAAGACAGATTAGATTTTGAAGCAAGAGCTTCTGATGATTTTGCGATAATGGTACCTGCTGGAAAATGGCATAATTTGACTAACACAGGTACTAAGCCAATTAAACTTTACTCCATTTATGCTCCGCCAGAGCATCCATTTGGTACAGTTCATGAAACGAAAGCAATTGCCATGGCTGTAGAAGAAGACCATCACCATTAA
- a CDS encoding TetR/AcrR family transcriptional regulator, with the protein MTTAKRIKQVALNQFIERGYEGASLAIIAEEVGIKKQSIYTHYKSKQDLFFQVTNQVIRDEIEFIHNYFEIDHSTSTETLLYQFILSIKERFTNEKDVNVNFMLRMAFMPPNDFKEDLITEFHSYFNRLEDCIEAVLSMVPQLSISIAGATSSFITIFEGLLVELIYGNVETFENKLNETWKVYWRGITV; encoded by the coding sequence ATGACGACTGCAAAACGAATTAAACAAGTAGCCCTTAATCAATTTATTGAGCGAGGGTATGAAGGTGCTTCTCTGGCAATTATTGCAGAGGAAGTGGGGATAAAGAAACAATCCATATATACCCATTATAAAAGTAAACAAGATTTATTTTTTCAAGTAACAAATCAGGTAATTAGAGATGAAATAGAATTTATACACAACTACTTTGAGATTGATCATTCGACATCTACTGAAACATTACTTTATCAATTTATTTTATCAATAAAAGAACGATTTACTAATGAAAAAGACGTCAATGTAAATTTTATGCTACGAATGGCATTCATGCCTCCAAATGATTTCAAAGAAGATCTCATTACCGAGTTCCATAGCTATTTTAACAGGCTAGAAGATTGTATAGAAGCTGTATTATCAATGGTGCCACAACTTTCAATAAGTATTGCAGGTGCGACGAGTTCATTTATAACAATTTTTGAAGGTCTATTAGTGGAGTTAATATATGGGAATGTAGAAACCTTTGAAAATAAGCTTAACGAAACTTGGAAGGTATATTGGAGAGGTATTACAGTATAA
- the ald gene encoding alanine dehydrogenase yields MKIGIPKEIKNNENRVAITPAGVVSLINCGHVVFIEKNAGVGSGFSNEEYLEAGAVIVEKPEMVWNNADMIIKVKEPLQSEYRHFREGLLLFTYLHLAAESELANALIEKKVTAIAYETIEINGRLPLLTPMSEVAGRMSTQIGAQFLEKTKGGMGVLLSGVPGVRRSKVTIIGGGVVGTNAAKIAIGLGANVTIIDLNPERLRELDDIFGASITTLISNPLNIEEACKEADLVIGAVLIPGAKAPKLVSEKVVKQMKEGAVIVDVAIDQGGIFETVDHITTHDNPTYTKHGVVHYAVANMPGAVPRTSTIALTNATIPYVLKLANQGLTKAIEDLSIQRGINTCNGYITYEPVAKDLNYKFVSIDQVISNSLLV; encoded by the coding sequence GTGAAAATTGGGATTCCAAAAGAAATTAAGAACAATGAAAATCGTGTAGCAATTACTCCAGCTGGGGTTGTTTCATTAATAAATTGTGGTCATGTTGTATTTATTGAAAAAAATGCAGGTGTAGGCAGTGGTTTTAGTAATGAAGAATATTTAGAAGCAGGTGCAGTTATTGTAGAGAAGCCAGAAATGGTATGGAATAATGCTGACATGATTATCAAAGTAAAAGAACCGTTACAATCGGAGTATCGACATTTTCGAGAGGGCCTTTTGTTGTTTACGTACTTACACTTAGCAGCAGAATCAGAGTTGGCAAATGCACTCATCGAAAAGAAAGTAACAGCTATTGCCTACGAAACAATTGAAATTAACGGTCGACTTCCATTATTGACACCAATGAGTGAGGTAGCTGGTAGAATGTCGACTCAAATTGGAGCTCAGTTTTTAGAAAAAACAAAGGGTGGAATGGGTGTATTATTATCTGGCGTTCCAGGTGTTAGGCGAAGTAAGGTAACGATTATTGGTGGAGGCGTTGTAGGAACAAATGCTGCGAAAATCGCGATTGGATTAGGTGCAAATGTCACAATTATCGATTTAAATCCAGAACGTTTACGAGAGTTGGATGATATTTTTGGTGCAAGCATTACGACATTAATTTCAAACCCACTTAATATAGAAGAAGCTTGTAAGGAAGCCGACCTTGTAATTGGTGCTGTGCTAATTCCAGGAGCAAAGGCACCTAAACTTGTATCAGAAAAAGTAGTAAAACAGATGAAAGAAGGAGCTGTCATTGTCGATGTTGCAATTGATCAGGGTGGAATATTTGAAACGGTAGACCATATCACAACACATGATAACCCTACGTACACAAAACATGGTGTGGTTCATTATGCAGTAGCAAATATGCCAGGTGCAGTCCCAAGAACGTCAACAATTGCTTTAACAAATGCAACAATCCCATACGTTTTGAAGTTAGCAAATCAAGGTCTAACAAAAGCAATTGAAGATCTATCTATTCAAAGAGGGATTAATACATGTAATGGGTACATCACTTATGAACCAGTAGCAAAAGATTTGAATTATAAATTTGTTTCAATAGATCAAGTGATAAGTAATAGTTTATTGGTTTAG
- a CDS encoding DMT family transporter, with amino-acid sequence MNRGLIYFIISMAFIGISIVIGDGAMEKFPVWLFTFATLAVAVVLLVPLASFYEKTKWFKLGKRNYYGIFMQSLLTCTLYTVFMMYGLTYANAISVGIITSITPAVVLVLAYFLLKERLNARKLVAIGLAIIAVLIMNIAGVNPGGDSSFLGTVFMLLAVVSLSLFFIYAKKFAVELQPLTLAAGLCVMGLLMTLPMAIYEFAAFDMAVVTAGDWWVTFFYGLTGWALAYSFTFLGIPKINASTAGMATAVIPIVATVVAVLFYGAPLRMVDMIALLLVIASIFIAESQEREEVSLDLSTVAASQIASDTVETK; translated from the coding sequence ATGAATAGAGGGTTGATATATTTTATTATATCCATGGCTTTTATTGGAATTAGTATTGTTATTGGGGACGGAGCGATGGAGAAATTCCCGGTATGGCTTTTTACATTTGCTACACTAGCGGTGGCGGTTGTGCTTTTAGTTCCATTAGCATCGTTTTATGAAAAAACAAAGTGGTTTAAATTAGGCAAGCGGAATTATTATGGAATCTTCATGCAATCCCTTTTAACGTGTACATTATACACTGTCTTTATGATGTATGGTCTGACATATGCAAATGCAATTTCAGTTGGGATTATTACGAGTATTACGCCTGCAGTAGTTCTGGTGCTAGCATACTTTTTACTAAAAGAGCGCTTGAATGCTAGGAAGTTAGTTGCGATAGGTCTAGCGATAATTGCTGTTCTAATTATGAATATTGCTGGTGTCAATCCGGGTGGTGACTCTAGTTTTCTAGGTACTGTCTTTATGTTATTAGCAGTGGTGTCTTTAAGTCTATTCTTTATTTACGCTAAGAAGTTTGCAGTTGAATTACAGCCATTAACACTAGCTGCAGGTTTATGTGTAATGGGTTTATTGATGACACTTCCAATGGCTATTTACGAATTTGCTGCATTTGATATGGCTGTTGTAACTGCAGGAGATTGGTGGGTAACGTTTTTCTATGGATTGACTGGGTGGGCGTTAGCTTACTCATTTACATTCCTAGGTATACCAAAAATTAATGCAAGTACTGCTGGTATGGCTACTGCTGTTATTCCAATTGTAGCAACAGTTGTTGCTGTGCTATTTTACGGTGCACCATTAAGAATGGTTGACATGATTGCATTACTACTTGTTATTGCTTCTATCTTTATAGCTGAATCTCAAGAAAGGGAGGAAGTTTCACTAGATTTGTCCACAGTTGCAGCCTCTCAAATAGCTTCAGATACAGTAGAAACAAAATAA
- a CDS encoding aldehyde dehydrogenase family protein, giving the protein MVKSYQLFINGEWIEAASGKTFKSFNPATGEVNGVIAEAEGEDVDRAVKAARQAFETGPWADMAPGDRGRLLYKAAQALWDKADMLAEVESRDNGLPINETKFIAMPAMIDVLEFYAGLANKVQGETLASPGNRLNYTLKEPLGVVGAIVPWNFPLMLTMWKLAPALAAGNTIVIKPAEQTPISILEMVKIFQEVGIPNGVINVVPGYGKTAGDALASHPDVDKVAFTGSTNTGRLIMQSASKNLKPVSLELGGKSPNIVFDDADIDNAVNGSMFGIYFAQGQVCASGSRLFVQESIYDKFMDAFVKKAQTIRVGNPLEQTTQMGPQVSLEQLQKIEQYVASGLEEGARLVTGGERNKAAGDGYFYTPTVFENVTNEMKIAREEIFGPVLSVIRFKDEEDALQKANDTVYGLASGLWTNDLKRAHRMAKGLKAGTVYVNTFSMLDSTAPFGGTKQSGFGRELGVQAMDMYTETKHVWVDLNEKGLNWYEV; this is encoded by the coding sequence ATGGTGAAATCATATCAACTTTTTATTAATGGGGAATGGATTGAAGCTGCTTCGGGGAAAACGTTTAAGTCCTTTAATCCAGCGACGGGCGAAGTTAATGGGGTGATAGCTGAAGCTGAAGGAGAAGATGTGGATCGTGCTGTAAAAGCAGCGAGGCAAGCGTTTGAAACTGGACCTTGGGCGGATATGGCACCTGGTGATAGAGGGCGACTCTTATATAAGGCTGCTCAAGCTTTATGGGATAAAGCAGATATGTTAGCTGAAGTTGAGTCAAGGGATAACGGCCTACCTATTAATGAAACAAAATTTATTGCTATGCCAGCAATGATTGATGTTCTTGAGTTTTATGCGGGGCTTGCGAACAAGGTTCAGGGGGAGACTCTTGCTTCGCCGGGCAATCGATTAAACTATACATTAAAAGAGCCACTTGGCGTTGTCGGTGCGATAGTGCCGTGGAACTTCCCATTAATGTTAACGATGTGGAAACTGGCCCCTGCTCTTGCAGCTGGAAATACAATCGTCATCAAACCAGCAGAACAAACACCTATTAGTATATTAGAAATGGTCAAAATCTTTCAGGAGGTTGGAATTCCAAATGGAGTTATTAATGTTGTACCAGGCTACGGTAAAACAGCAGGTGATGCTTTAGCTTCACATCCTGATGTAGATAAAGTTGCATTTACTGGTTCAACAAATACAGGAAGACTAATAATGCAGTCGGCTAGTAAAAACCTTAAACCTGTTAGCCTTGAGCTAGGAGGAAAGTCACCAAATATTGTTTTTGATGATGCGGATATTGACAACGCTGTAAATGGTTCAATGTTTGGGATTTATTTTGCTCAAGGTCAAGTTTGTGCTTCTGGCTCAAGACTGTTTGTTCAAGAAAGTATCTATGATAAATTTATGGATGCATTCGTGAAAAAAGCACAAACGATTCGTGTTGGAAACCCATTAGAGCAAACAACTCAAATGGGACCACAAGTTTCCTTAGAACAACTTCAAAAAATTGAACAATATGTTGCATCCGGTTTAGAAGAAGGTGCTAGATTAGTAACTGGTGGTGAGAGAAATAAAGCTGCAGGTGATGGTTATTTCTATACTCCAACAGTGTTTGAGAATGTAACAAATGAAATGAAGATTGCCCGTGAAGAAATTTTTGGACCGGTGCTATCTGTTATCCGATTTAAAGATGAGGAAGATGCTCTTCAAAAAGCAAATGACACGGTGTATGGCTTAGCATCTGGCTTATGGACAAATGATTTAAAACGTGCCCACCGCATGGCAAAAGGGTTAAAGGCTGGTACCGTGTACGTCAATACGTTTAGTATGCTTGATAGTACAGCGCCATTTGGAGGCACAAAACAAAGTGGGTTTGGACGGGAGCTAGGTGTTCAAGCAATGGATATGTATACCGAAACAAAACATGTTTGGGTAGACTTAAATGAAAAAGGTTTAAATTGGTATGAAGTGTAA